TTTTTAATATCATTAAAATCAATCTTGGTAAAAAGAAGTGATAAAATTATTATGCTTATCGCTATCCTTGCGGATAAATTAAGCAGTTTATTTCGTATTTTTGTAGACATATTTTATATTTTTCTTGTTTTATTAAATTAATACCCTGAGCAAAAAGCTGTTTATTATATTACAGGAAAAATTTGTTTTATGGAACTTGTTCCGTTTTTCGTTACTTTATACTGAAACGAGTTTGTTTTCAGGAAAACCGGCAAAGCCGGATTTTCCTGAAAAGCATCACTCCTAAAAGCTATAGTGCTTTCGCAAAAAATATTTCATTTCTTAATTACTTTTTCAGAGCACTATATATCAAAGACTTCTTTGAAAGCGAGAGGAATATATTTTAACAATTCTGAAGCTGTAAGAGAATATTCTGTGAGTTCTTTAGCGGCTATATCTCCTGCTAATCCATGAAGATAAACACCGACAATAGCTGCATTTTTCATACTCAGTCCTTGAGCCGCAAAACCTGCTATCATTCCGGCAAGTACATCACCGCTTCCTGCCGTAGCAAGAGCGGAATTTCCCGTCTGATTTATATAAACATTACCGCAAGGCTCTGCTATAACAGTCTTTGCACCTTTCAAAACCACAGTCGTATTAAATTTTTGAGCGGCATCTCTGGCGGCTTTCACTCTATCTTTCTGTATCTCTTCTGCGGAAATTTTCGTGAGTCTTGAAAGTTCTTTTACATGCGGAGTTATGACAGAATTTATCGGGAGAAATATATCTTGCTTTATCGAAAGACAATTTAGGGCATCTGCATCAATAACCAGATTTTCGCCTCTGTCTGTCAACTGTTGTATAAAATCCGAAACAAACTCAACAGTGGATTCTTCTGTGCCAAGTCCGGGTCCTGTCAAATAGACATCAGCATCTTTGCTTTTTTCAAGTGCTTTGTTTAGAGCTTTATGAGAAATAGCTTTATCTTCTGTTTCTTCAAGCGGAATACAGACTATTTCAGGAGCCATTGAAGAAATTACAGGGACAGCACTCTCGGGAGTTGCAAGAATTGAATACCCTGCTCCGACTTTTAAAGAAGCAACAGCACTCATGTAAGCTGCTCCTGTCATTCCTATGCTGCCTGCAACATTAAATACTTTGCCGAAAGTTCCTTTATGGCTGTTTTCAATTCGTACAGGCAACGAAATACGAATATAATGATCCGTTATTAAATACGTATTAAAAATTTTTCCTTCTGTTAAAGATTCAGGAATCCCTATCGGGACAACTGTGACTTCTCCTGCATATTCCGCACCCGGATAACTTATCAAGCCATGCTTGAGTGCATGAAAAGTTACAGTATAATCCGCCACTACCGCGGCTCCTAATATTTCTCCTGTATCTGCATTTATACCTGAAGGCACATCAACTGAAACTATGATTCCCTCTGTATATTCGTTAATTGAGTCTATTATGTCCTTAATATTGCCTTTCACAACAGAGCCTAAACCCGTTCCGAAAATTGCATCTATTATTATTGAAGATGCAGAAATCATTTGTCTTAATTTATCAAGGTCAATTTCATCCAGATAAATAATTTCTGTAAAATTTTCCAAAATATCGTGATTAATAAGTGCTGAATCAGATAAATTATCTTTTCTAAACAACGAAACTACTGTTGTTTGAATATTATTTTCGATTAAATGCCTTGCTGCGACAAAGCCATCCCCGCCATTATTGCCTTTTGCGCAAAGCACAAGTACGCTTGCTGATTCGTCCTGAGTTGTATTAATTATTTCAAGCACCTGTTCATATACTGCCCTGCCTGCATTTTCCATAAGCAAAATTCCTGGAATTTTAAGCTCTTCTATAGCTTTTTTGTCAATTTCCCTCATTTGAGTTCCTGATAATATTTTAAGCATAAATTACACTCCTGAATTTATTTATATAAATCACTAAACTCAGCGACCTACAAAAGATTTGTTAAGATTTATTACAAAATATCATTTCTTTAAAAGATAAACACAATTAAAGTAAAATATCTATAACATAAGATATAATATATATTATATATTATGGAAATTTAAACTAAATATAGTAATGACTTAAGTTGATTATTCATGTTATATTATATTGAGTCTTGGGGTGAAATACCAACATAAATATTTTATTAAAATCAAGTCAAGTAAATTTAAAAATGGATGAAGTTTTGCAAGGGTAAATTTTATAAGATAGGGCACTCAAGAGAGAAAATCCTTGCTGAAAGGTAATGAGGGGCTAAATTAAGAGATGTATTTAAACAAATGTACTAAATGCG
The genomic region above belongs to bacterium and contains:
- a CDS encoding NAD(P)H-hydrate dehydratase, giving the protein MLKILSGTQMREIDKKAIEELKIPGILLMENAGRAVYEQVLEIINTTQDESASVLVLCAKGNNGGDGFVAARHLIENNIQTTVVSLFRKDNLSDSALINHDILENFTEIIYLDEIDLDKLRQMISASSIIIDAIFGTGLGSVVKGNIKDIIDSINEYTEGIIVSVDVPSGINADTGEILGAAVVADYTVTFHALKHGLISYPGAEYAGEVTVVPIGIPESLTEGKIFNTYLITDHYIRISLPVRIENSHKGTFGKVFNVAGSIGMTGAAYMSAVASLKVGAGYSILATPESAVPVISSMAPEIVCIPLEETEDKAISHKALNKALEKSKDADVYLTGPGLGTEESTVEFVSDFIQQLTDRGENLVIDADALNCLSIKQDIFLPINSVITPHVKELSRLTKISAEEIQKDRVKAARDAAQKFNTTVVLKGAKTVIAEPCGNVYINQTGNSALATAGSGDVLAGMIAGFAAQGLSMKNAAIVGVYLHGLAGDIAAKELTEYSLTASELLKYIPLAFKEVFDI